ACGCCGCCGGCGGTCACCACGTCGCCGTCGTCGACCACGCGGGCCTCGACGACGTCTGCGCCCGCGGCTGCGAGGTCCTCGAGGGCGATCGCGTGTGTCACCGCCGGCCGGCCCTCCAGGATGCCGGCCCGCGCCAGCAACATCCCACCGGTGCAGACGCCGGCGACGGTCCCGCCCGACTCGTGGTGGGCCGCGAGCGCCTCGGGGACCGCGCCCCGCTCGGCCTCCCGCCAGGTGCCCGGCGAGTCGCGGTCGTTCCACCCGCCGCCCGGCACCAGCAGGAGGTCCGGATCGACGTCGGCCAGCGGCCCGTCGGTGCCCACGTCGAGGCCGTGACTCGCGGTGACGCGCTCGCTCCCGTCGACGGTCCGCAACGTCGTCGTCACGTCGGCGCCCGCATCGGCCGCGTTCTGGAAGACCTCGAACGGCCCGATGGCGTCCAGCTCGTCGAACCCCTCGAACAGCAGGATGGCGATGTCCATGCGATTCCTCCGCGAGGCAAGAACAAAAGTGCGTCCGTCTGACCGATTTCAGTCTCCTATTACGGGATCACGCTGCTCACGGCTCGCTCTGCTCGCCGTTCGCACGTTTCGAGGTGCTCCCTACGGTCGCACCTCGCTACTCCCAAAAGTCACTGTCTTTCTGCAGTTTCGGAACGAGCGTATTGCGCTCCTCGGCCAGCAGCGCGACCCGCGAGGCGGGCACCTGCTTCAGCACGTCGTGGTCGGGCATGTGTTCCATCACGTCCTCGGCGAACTCGACGACGCGTTCGTGGTCGGGCATCGAGTCCCGGTCCAGCCGCCCGCGCGAGTGGCCGACGTGCATGTACGCTTTCAGCTCCACGAAGTCCGGATCGGCCCGCTGGAACATCGAGGCGTACCAGCCCGGATTGTGCATGTTCAGCCCCTCGATGCAGGTCGTCCGCAGCACGGTCCGGGTCTCGTCCTTTGCCGCGAGCACGTCCAGCGTGTCGATCAGGTTCTCCCAGGCGTCGTCCTCGACGGCCTTGACGGTTTCATCGAAGGTGGCCCGATCGCCGGCGTCGACGCTGACGTACAGCTGGGTGGGGTCGCACTCGGCGAGGACCTCGGGCCGGGTGCCGTTCGAGACGAGGAAGGTGGTGATATCGCGGTCGTGGAAGGCCTCGATGAGTTCCGGGAGGTAGGGGTAGAGCGTCGGTTCGCCGTCGAGGGAAATCGCGACGTGGCGCGGTTCCATCGCCTCTTCGAACACGTCACGGGGGACCTCGTCGTTGCCGCCGAAGCCCGAGAGCAGTTTGGTCTGGAGTTCGATCGAGGCGTCGACGACGGCCTCGGGGTCGTCCCACTCCACCTCGTCCATCTCGTATGCGTGGCCGGCGTGGTCGCGCCAGCAGAAGACGCAGCGCTCGTTGCACTTGACGACCGGCGTCATCTGGATGCACCTGTGGGACTCGATCCCGTAGAAGATCTTCTTGTAACACTTCCCCTCGCCGCGGAGGGCGTTCTTGGTCCACCCGCAGGTCTGGGCGGCCGTGTGATTCTCGCTGTGGTAGTCGGGATCGGAGACCTGCTTCGGCCCACCGTCCCCGGACTCCGAGTCGCTCATTGCTACGGGGTTGTCGCCAGCGGCTAAAACATCCTTCCCTCCCGTCTCCCGGCCCCGTTTTCTCCCGCCCGACCCGTCGCACAAGTATGCTGGAAACGTCACCTCCTCTCCGGATGATATGGACGGATATGGTGAAAAGACGCGCAGAAGCAGACGGATGGTCGAGCAAAGAACTAATAGCCGTAATTCCGAAAGTGATGTATGGCCACCGACGTACAGGGTACTCGCGACCCCGAGCGGGAGGCTGCGGCGGACAGTGACGGTGACCGCGCGGGACGGCACACGGTGACGGTGCATCTGCGGACCGCGCCCTCGGGCCCGGCGGCCCGGCGTCAACAGGCGGTGCTTGAACGGGTCCGGGCGCTCGAATCGCGCGACGACGCCCCCGAATTCTCGGTCGAGCGGTGGGGCGCACAGGTCAACGTCCCCGTCGGCGACACCGACCACGACGCGGGGGCCGTCGACCTGTACGAGGAGTTCCGGACCGCCGTCGAGTCGGTCGACGGGCGCCTGGAGCCGTTCTTCGAGACCCGGGAGGCCGTCGGCGGATTGCTCTCCGCGGGGCCGCCGACCGACCGGACCATCGTGTTCCCGGTGGTCTGCCTCACGGTCCGCGAGGACGGCGACCTGACCGGGCTCTACCCTCACTGGAGCGACGGGGCCCACCACAGCGTCGAGGACGGACTGGCCGCGCTCGCCGCCGGGGCGACCGGGGCGAACCTCTGCTGAACGCCCTCTCCCCGCCTGTTCCGGTCAGGACCGAGTAAATAAAACGGTTCACGAATGAACAAATAAATAGAATCGAACGGCCCACGAACGTGAGGTTACGATGGGGGGCAAACGTACTGCAGACAGTGACAGTGACGAATCGAGCGACCTGCGTCGCCGGTCGGTGCTCCAGGCGGTCGGAGCGGCGGCCGGCGCCGGACTGGTGGGGGCCGGCGCGGTCGGGCCGGCGAGCGCCGATCCGACGGCGCTCGAACTGACGAACTGCGCGACCGTCTGGGAGAGCGCCCCGGCGGAGTTCCCGCAGGTCGACGTCCGCGAGTCCGAGCCGACGACGCGGAACCTGCCGGCGGAGCCCGAGGAAGTGGTGTTCTACTACGTCGGGTGGACCAGCGAGGGACAGATCGCCGACGATCAGGCCTACACGCTCGAGCAGACGCTCGAGGCCAACGGCTACGACCACCCGGTCGTCACCGTCCAGTGGGAGTCCGATACGATCCTGTTCTCGACCGGCGAAGACAACGCCGACCGCGACGGTCGGCGGTTCGCGGACTTCCTCCGGGAGTACCACGCCGACAACCCCGACACGACGATCAGGCTCGCGGGGCTCTCGCTGGGCGGGCGGCCGCCGCTCGCGACGCTCGACGACCTCGACGGCGACGTCCCAGTCGAGACGGTGTCCCTGTTCGGGGCCTCCGTCGACGACAACGAGGTCTGTGACGACGACAGCGCGACCTTCTCGGCGTCGGCCATCGAAGCGACCGCCGACCGGGTGTACAACTACCACTCCAGGGAAGACAACACCATCTGCGTCTTCTACGAACTCCAGACGTTCCGGGACGGAATGGGGTGTGTCGGCATCGACTGTCGGGGCTGGTTCAGCGACGACTCGCCGGCAAACTGGGTCGACGTGGACGTGACCGACGAGATCGACAGCCACTGCAACTACCAGGTGCCCGAGGTCGGCATCGGGGACCGCATCGCCGCCGACCTCCGTTCGAGTGACTGATCCCTGAGGCCGGACGCCCTGGTCGGTCGACGCCAGACCGACCACGACTCGTTACGCCTATACCCGGCGCTCGAAAACGGGTGGGTATGTTCCTTGCCGCGCGACGGGAGGTCGAGGACGCCGTCGAGTCCGCGCTCGACGAGCTTGACCTCCCCACCGACGACCTCGGGATCGAGGAGCCGCCGGAAGACGTCGACGCCGTCCTGGCTTCGAGCGTCGCCTTCCGGCTGGCCGGCGAGGTCGGCGCCGCACCCCCCGAGGTGGCCGCCGACGTCGCGAGCGAGATCGACGCCGCCGACTACGAGTATATCGCCGCAGTGCGGACGCAGGGTCCCTATCTCAACTTCCTGCCCAGCGACGCCTACTTCGCCGCGACGCTCGAGGCCGCACAGGCCGACGACTACGGCCGGCTCGACCCGAAGGGCGTGTCGGTCGCCGTCGAACACACCAGCGCCAATCCGACGGGGCCGGTCCACGTCGGCCGGGCGCGCAATCCCATCATCGGCGACGCACTGGCGAACGTCCTCGACTTCGCCGGCTACGATGTCGACCGCCACTACTACGTCAACGACGCCGGCCGCCAGCTCGCGGTGTTCACCTGGGCCTACGAGACCTTCGACGAGTCAGAACTCCCCGAGCCCGAACGCGACCGCGCGGAGTACGACATGGTCCGCTACTACCGGAAGGGCAACGAGTTCCTCGAAAACGCCCCCGAGTCCGAGGTCGAGGCCGCGGAGGACGAGATCCAGTCGATCATGCAGGGGCTGGAATCGGGCGACGAGGCGGCCTACGAGCGCGTCGGCGAGGTCGTCGACACGGTGCTCGCGGGGATGCGCGAGTGTCTGGCGCGCCTGCCCGCCGAGTTCGACGAGTTCGTCAAGGAGACGCGGTTCATCCGCGACGGCGCCACGGACGACGTCGTCGAGCGCCTGCAGGACCTGGACGAGGCCGTCTACGAGGAAGACGCCTGGCAACTGGACCTCCCCGATATCGACAAGAACCTCGTCTTCCTGCGCTCCGACGGCACCAGCCTCTACGCGACGCGGGACCTGGCCCACCACGAGTGGAAGTTCGACAACTACGACCGCGCGGTGACGGTCCTCGGCGAGGACCACAAGCTCCAGGCCGAGCAGGTCCGGACCACCCTCGAACTGCTGGGCCACGACACCGACCAGCTCGACCAGGTGCTGTACTCCTACGTCAACCTCCCCGAGGGGAAGATGAGCACCCGCCGGGGCACCGGGATCGACCTCGACGACCTGCTCGACGAGGCCATCGACCGCGCCCGCGAGGAGGTCGAGGACCGCCTCGAAGACCGGCTCAGAAACGACGACCTCGACGACGAGGACGTCGAACGCATCGCCCACCAGGTCGGGATCGGCGCCGTCCGCTACGACGTCGTCTCGAAACAGCCCGCCAAGGCCATCACCTTCGAGTGGGACCGGGCCCTGGACTTCGAGGCCCAGTCGGCCCCCTACGTCCAGTACGTCCACGCGCGGGCGTGCGGCATCCTCGGGGAAGCCCGCGAGGCCGGCCACCAGGTGGTCGACGCCGCGGACCTGGACGCCGACCCGCTGGAGACGCCGGAAGCCCGTCACCTGCTCGCGACGATCGCGCGGTTCCCGGCAGTGATCGACGACGCGGCCGACGACCACCATCCGCACGTCGTGGCCACCTACACCCGCGAGTTCGCCGAGGCGTTCAACGCCTTCTACCGGGCGTGCCCGGTGCTCGACGCCGACGCGGAGACGCGGGCGGCGCGGCTGGCGCTGGTCGCCGCGGCGCGACACACCGTCGCCAACGCGCTCTCCGTGCTCGGCGTCGCCGCCCCGGAGTCGATGTGACTACAGGGGGACGAAAAGCGTCGGGAGCACCGACCCGCCGGCGAACTGCACGGCCGCGAGCCCGAGACCGAGCGCGAGCAACAGGAAGATCAGGATCCAGCTCAGTCGGACCGTATCGTCTGCCATACCTGACGTGGCAGGACCGGCGGTTTCAAAGTATCGCTTCGCGAGAACGGGAATCCGGACCGGCGGGAGCGAAACGGGTCAGTTGAACAGGCCGAAGACGCCTTCCTCGTCGTCCTCGTCGTCGCCGTCGTCCGCGTCCGCGTCGGCCGCGTCGTCGTCGCCGTCGTCGGTGGCCACGCCGCTGGGCTCGAACTCCTGGTCGGGCTCGACGCCGCCCTCGGTGTTTGCCTCGTAGATCTCCTCGAGCGTGGAGGCCAGCCGGCGGTAGGCCTCGGCGGCGTAGCTGTCCGGATCGTTGATGATCAGCGGCTCGGACTTGGTGGCGTCCTGGTCCTCGGGGACGACCGCCAGCATCTCGAGGTCGAGTTTGTCGGCGACCGCCGAGACGTTGGTGTCGTCGTCGGCCCGCGTCAGGACCGCGCCGACGACCTCGCCGTCGATGCGTTCGGCGAGCTGTGCGGTCTTGACGGTGTCGCCGATGGCGACCTCGTCGGCGGTGGTGACGAGCAAGACCCCGTCGGCGAGGCCGAGCGGCACCGTCGTCTCGTGGCTCAACCCCGCGCCGGTGTCGATGAGGACGATCTCGTAGGCCGTCGAGAGGGCCTTCACGACCTTCCGGAGCTTCGCGGGGTCGGCGTCGGCGAAGGCCTCCAGGTTGCGCTCACCGGGGACGAGCGTGATCCCGCCGGGGCCTTCGATGATCGCGTCGCTGACGGCCGCCTTCCCGGCGAGGACCTGGTGGAGGCTCGGTTCGTGATCTACGTCGAGCATCGCGCCCAGGTTGGCCATCCCCAGGTCGGCGTCGACCACGACGACGTCGTGGCCGGCGTCCTGGAGCGACACGGCGACGTTGATCGCCGTCGTGGTCTTCCCGACGCCGCCCTTCCCGCCTGCGATTGTGTAGACGTATCCCGTCATGCTTCCTGTTGCCTTGGTACAGACGAGGGAAACATATAAACCCGTGCGTCTGCCGGGTTCCGATCCCTCGCCTCGACTGCGCCCCGCCCGGGATCGCGATACCGAACCACACCGATCCCCGGACGTCTCTAGATGGATACACGCTCGCTATGGTTGAAAAGCGCCACGGTCGATTTCACCTTTCGAACACGTGTAGGGATCGGTGCCGGCGGGAGCGGTCAACAGTTACTTACCCATCATCGGGCTATACTGGAGTAATGAGTAGCTCCGAGCAGGACCAGACGGACAAACAAAAATACGAGTTCCAGAAGGTCATCGAGGACCTCAAAGAGTACGAGGGCTCGGGGACCCAGCTCGTCACCATCTACATCCCCGATGACCGGCAGATCAGCTCCGTCGTCGAACACGTCACCCAGGAGCACAGCGAAGCCTCCAACATCAAGTCCAAGCAGACCCGGACCGCCGTCCAGGACGCCCTGACCTCCATCAAGGACCGCCTGCGCTACTACGACGTCTACCCGCCCGACAACGGCATGGTCGTCTTCTCCGGCGCCATCGATTCGGGCGGCGGCCGCACCGAGATGGTCACCAAGGTCCTCGAATCGCCGCCCCAGCCCGTCGAGTCCTTCCGCTATCACTGCGATTCGGACTTTCTCACCGAGCCCCTCGAGGAGATGCTGGGCGACAAGGGCCTGTTCGGCCTGATCGTCCTCGATCGACGGGAATCAAACGTCGGCTGGCTCAAGGGCAAGCGCGTCGAACCCGTGAAATCCGCCTCCTCGCTGGTCCCGGGCAAGCAGCGCAAAGGTGGCCAGTCCGCACAGCGATTCGCCCGCCTGCGCCTCGAGGCCATCGACAACTTCTACCAGGAGGTCGCCGGCATGGCCGACGAACTGTTCGTCGACCAGCGCCACGAGATGGACGGCATCCTCGTCGGCGGTCCCTCGCCCACGAAGGACGAGTTCCTCGACGGTGACTACCTCCACCACGAACTCGGGGACATGGTCCTCGGGAAGTTCGACGTCTCCTACACCGACGAGTCGGGCCTCCACGACCTCGTCGACGCCGCCCAGGACATCCTCGACGAACACGAGGTGATGCAGGACAAATCGGAGATGGAGGAGTTCTTCAAGGAACTCCACGACGGGAGCCTCGCCACCTACGGGTTCGAGGCCACCCGCGAGAACCTCGTCATGGGCGCGGTCGACCGCCTGCTCATCTCCGAGGACATGCGCCGGGACGTGATCTCCTACGAGTGTCCCAACGAGCACGATGAACGCGAGATCGTCGACCGCCGCGAGGAGACGCCCGACCACGACTGCACGCGCTGTGGCGAGACCGTCGACGCCGACGACGCCGAGCGCGAGGACCTCATCGACCACCTGATGAACATCGCCGACCAGCGCGGCACCGAGACGAAGTTCATCTCCACGGACTTCGAGAAGGGCGAACAGCTCCTCAACGCCTTCGGCGGCGTCGCCGGCATCCTCCGCTACGACACCGGCGTCTGATCGAGCCGCGGTCGATTCTAGTCGAGCAACTGTTCGAGCTGCTGTCTCCGGCCCTGTAGATCGACCCGACTGTCGACGCTCCCCGCGGTCGCGAGCCTGTCGAGCACCAGCAGCGGATCGGTGCCCGCCTCCTCGACGGCCGCGAACAGGTCGGTGATCTCCGACCTGTTGAGCGCCAGCGAATCCAGGAGGCCCAGCGAGATGGCCATCGGGACCGCGGCCTCGCCCTCCGGGAACGGCTCACCGATGTGGTAGAACTCCGGCGGCGACGCCGGTGGGTCCGGATCGGGTTCCATCGTGAGACAGGTCGGGCAGATCGCCGCCCCCGGCGAGTCCTCCGGGAGATGCGACCGCCACTCGTCGGCCACCGCGAACCGCACCATGGCGGTCTGGCAGTGTGGACAGTCCATACCGCAGAAACGAGTGGCCGCCGGAAAAGCCTATCCCGATCAGTCGTCGGCTGCGACCGCTTCTTCCTCGGCTTCCGCTTCTTCGGCCTCCGCCTCGCGTTCGGCCTTCTCCTCCTCTTCTTTCTTGGCCTTGATCTTCTTCATGCGGAAGATCTCTTCTCGCTCTTGCTCCTCGAGCTTCTGCTCGATGTACTCCTGGTTGTTCTTCAGTTCGGGCAGGAGCTTGAACTCCAGGGCGTTGACGCGGCGCTTGGTCGTCTCGATCTCCGTGAGCATCTTCTTCATCGCCGTCTCGACCTCGGCGGCGAGGATGATGGTCTCCAGCAGTTGCTCGTAGGCCTCGGCGGCCTCGTCGATGCGGGCGCTGGTCCCGAGCACGCCGTAGCCCCGCTCGTCGAGGCTCTTTTTCACCTTCGAGGACTCGATCTGGGGCACGACGACGCCCATGATGTTCTTGGACTCGGTGGTGAGTTCGGGGTGTTCCTTCAGCGCGGCGGCGGCCCCGCGGACCGCCATGTCGCCCTCCATCGCGCGCGCCATGTTGATCTTGCGCTGGGCGTCCGCGTAGTGCTGATTGAGGTCCGACCGGACGTCCTGGGCCTGGTCGAGGATGTCCATGAACTCCATGATGAGGCCGTCCCGCTTCTTCTCGAGCGTGTCGTGGCCCCGTTCGGAGAGTTCGATCCGGTCCTCGATGGCCATGAGGTTCTTCCGGGTCGGTTTGACGTCCTTAGCCATTA
Above is a genomic segment from Halorientalis sp. LT38 containing:
- a CDS encoding DJ-1/PfpI family protein, with translation MDIAILLFEGFDELDAIGPFEVFQNAADAGADVTTTLRTVDGSERVTASHGLDVGTDGPLADVDPDLLLVPGGGWNDRDSPGTWREAERGAVPEALAAHHESGGTVAGVCTGGMLLARAGILEGRPAVTHAIALEDLAAAGADVVEARVVDDGDVVTAGGVTSGLDLAVHLVEREFGPDVAAAVRTEMEYEPRGSVA
- the twy1 gene encoding 4-demethylwyosine synthase TYW1 codes for the protein MSDSESGDGGPKQVSDPDYHSENHTAAQTCGWTKNALRGEGKCYKKIFYGIESHRCIQMTPVVKCNERCVFCWRDHAGHAYEMDEVEWDDPEAVVDASIELQTKLLSGFGGNDEVPRDVFEEAMEPRHVAISLDGEPTLYPYLPELIEAFHDRDITTFLVSNGTRPEVLAECDPTQLYVSVDAGDRATFDETVKAVEDDAWENLIDTLDVLAAKDETRTVLRTTCIEGLNMHNPGWYASMFQRADPDFVELKAYMHVGHSRGRLDRDSMPDHERVVEFAEDVMEHMPDHDVLKQVPASRVALLAEERNTLVPKLQKDSDFWE
- a CDS encoding HTH domain-containing protein; translated protein: MATDVQGTRDPEREAAADSDGDRAGRHTVTVHLRTAPSGPAARRQQAVLERVRALESRDDAPEFSVERWGAQVNVPVGDTDHDAGAVDLYEEFRTAVESVDGRLEPFFETREAVGGLLSAGPPTDRTIVFPVVCLTVREDGDLTGLYPHWSDGAHHSVEDGLAALAAGATGANLC
- the argS gene encoding arginine--tRNA ligase encodes the protein MFLAARREVEDAVESALDELDLPTDDLGIEEPPEDVDAVLASSVAFRLAGEVGAAPPEVAADVASEIDAADYEYIAAVRTQGPYLNFLPSDAYFAATLEAAQADDYGRLDPKGVSVAVEHTSANPTGPVHVGRARNPIIGDALANVLDFAGYDVDRHYYVNDAGRQLAVFTWAYETFDESELPEPERDRAEYDMVRYYRKGNEFLENAPESEVEAAEDEIQSIMQGLESGDEAAYERVGEVVDTVLAGMRECLARLPAEFDEFVKETRFIRDGATDDVVERLQDLDEAVYEEDAWQLDLPDIDKNLVFLRSDGTSLYATRDLAHHEWKFDNYDRAVTVLGEDHKLQAEQVRTTLELLGHDTDQLDQVLYSYVNLPEGKMSTRRGTGIDLDDLLDEAIDRAREEVEDRLEDRLRNDDLDDEDVERIAHQVGIGAVRYDVVSKQPAKAITFEWDRALDFEAQSAPYVQYVHARACGILGEAREAGHQVVDAADLDADPLETPEARHLLATIARFPAVIDDAADDHHPHVVATYTREFAEAFNAFYRACPVLDADAETRAARLALVAAARHTVANALSVLGVAAPESM
- a CDS encoding MinD/ParA family ATP-binding protein, which gives rise to MTGYVYTIAGGKGGVGKTTTAINVAVSLQDAGHDVVVVDADLGMANLGAMLDVDHEPSLHQVLAGKAAVSDAIIEGPGGITLVPGERNLEAFADADPAKLRKVVKALSTAYEIVLIDTGAGLSHETTVPLGLADGVLLVTTADEVAIGDTVKTAQLAERIDGEVVGAVLTRADDDTNVSAVADKLDLEMLAVVPEDQDATKSEPLIINDPDSYAAEAYRRLASTLEEIYEANTEGGVEPDQEFEPSGVATDDGDDDAADADADDGDDEDDEEGVFGLFN
- the prf1 gene encoding peptide chain release factor aRF-1; this translates as MSSSEQDQTDKQKYEFQKVIEDLKEYEGSGTQLVTIYIPDDRQISSVVEHVTQEHSEASNIKSKQTRTAVQDALTSIKDRLRYYDVYPPDNGMVVFSGAIDSGGGRTEMVTKVLESPPQPVESFRYHCDSDFLTEPLEEMLGDKGLFGLIVLDRRESNVGWLKGKRVEPVKSASSLVPGKQRKGGQSAQRFARLRLEAIDNFYQEVAGMADELFVDQRHEMDGILVGGPSPTKDEFLDGDYLHHELGDMVLGKFDVSYTDESGLHDLVDAAQDILDEHEVMQDKSEMEEFFKELHDGSLATYGFEATRENLVMGAVDRLLISEDMRRDVISYECPNEHDEREIVDRREETPDHDCTRCGETVDADDAEREDLIDHLMNIADQRGTETKFISTDFEKGEQLLNAFGGVAGILRYDTGV
- a CDS encoding DUF6276 family protein: MDCPHCQTAMVRFAVADEWRSHLPEDSPGAAICPTCLTMEPDPDPPASPPEFYHIGEPFPEGEAAVPMAISLGLLDSLALNRSEITDLFAAVEEAGTDPLLVLDRLATAGSVDSRVDLQGRRQQLEQLLD
- a CDS encoding V-type ATP synthase subunit D, which produces MAKDVKPTRKNLMAIEDRIELSERGHDTLEKKRDGLIMEFMDILDQAQDVRSDLNQHYADAQRKINMARAMEGDMAVRGAAAALKEHPELTTESKNIMGVVVPQIESSKVKKSLDERGYGVLGTSARIDEAAEAYEQLLETIILAAEVETAMKKMLTEIETTKRRVNALEFKLLPELKNNQEYIEQKLEEQEREEIFRMKKIKAKKEEEEKAEREAEAEEAEAEEEAVAADD